The genomic window AGAAGGGCGGGGTCGGCAAGACCACCTCGACCATCAACATGGGGGCGTGCCTCGCGGAGCTCGGCCGCCGTGTGCTCCTCGTGGACCTAGACCCACAGGGCGCGCTCTCGGCGGGGCTGGGGCTTACCCACGACGAGATTGAAGACACGATCTACGACGTGATGCTGGACAGCCAGATCTCCATTCACTCCGCCATCAAGCACACGGCCGTCGACGGCCTGGACCTGGTGCCCGCGAACATCGACCTGTCCGCGGCGGAGATCCAGTTGGTCAACGAGGTCGGCCGCGAGCACACCTTGGCCCGGGCGCTGCGCCCGGTCCGCCGCGACTATGATTTCATCATCATCGACTGCCAGCCCTCGCTGGGCCTGCTGACCGTCAACGCTCTGGCCTGCTCCCAAGGTGTCATCATCCCGATGGAGTGCGAGTTCTTCTCCCTGCGCGGACTGGCCCTGCTGACGGACACCGTGGAGAAGGTTTCCGACCGCATTAACTTCGACCTGGAGATCCTGGGCATCCTGGTGACCATGTTCGACCGCCGCACCAAGCACGCCCGTGAGGTCATGTCGCGGGTGGTCGAGTACTTCGGCGACAAGGTCTTCGATACGGTCATCACGCGCACCGTCCGCTTCCCGGAGACCTCCGTGGCCGGCGAGCCGATCACCACCTGGGCGCCGAGCTCGCAGGCGGCCTCGCAGTACCACAACTTGGCGCTCGAGGTCATTGAGCGCACCAGC from Corynebacterium confusum includes these protein-coding regions:
- a CDS encoding ParA family protein, whose protein sequence is MTVSDDGLFDASKVEVGLTGRPVRELPEPAPLESHGPATIISMCNQKGGVGKTTSTINMGACLAELGRRVLLVDLDPQGALSAGLGLTHDEIEDTIYDVMLDSQISIHSAIKHTAVDGLDLVPANIDLSAAEIQLVNEVGREHTLARALRPVRRDYDFIIIDCQPSLGLLTVNALACSQGVIIPMECEFFSLRGLALLTDTVEKVSDRINFDLEILGILVTMFDRRTKHAREVMSRVVEYFGDKVFDTVITRTVRFPETSVAGEPITTWAPSSQAASQYHNLALEVIERTSPSRG